The following are encoded in a window of Variovorax paradoxus genomic DNA:
- the dnaE gene encoding DNA polymerase III subunit alpha translates to MNPLAVALSVRSDFSLGESSFQISKIIERAKECGYSHIALTDTMSVSSMPTFSEKAKKAGIEVITGCTVIVVDDPTAKLKDRPNNAFRLKVYVKSEKGLKSLFAALTKSMDADHYYYHARLGFQDVLDLEDVVVTSGDIQSLWHHPRASELHGELAQRFKGDYYVEHVAINTPLFDRLNKQAELASLFTGTQWFVSRPAFYATPEDANATDVLKSIATNTPVSSPWVPRPYTRNLCMLTPAEFAAELKAMTDRGAGANGRNLATTVEIAGKCTYRFAKMAPCLPKMADDEFVALVNGCKAGWRERFKEEVWGHKPTDEELATVYKERLAFELGVLRKMNFSGYFLLVQEIVSWAKDNGVRVGPGRGSVGGSLVAYLMGITDVDPIRFGLLFERFINPDRTDLPDADLDFESGKRHMVVDYIINRWGRENVAGIVNFSTLGPASALRDTARMHELDPWEYACSKQMEKEHGVSLSLAESAERVPDIGKFMVERPVVWDHALRLEGANRTLSQHAAGVIVAGEPVTNRAVVRMHKEEDSLPVVQWDKTKVEDFGLIKLDILGLNTLDLIGTALDYILERHGKKINLLSLPLDDNRVLEAFGRGETKGVFQFEGGGMTKLLKDMAMGGTLTFNDLCAATALFRPGPLDAGLCDRYVQVRQGASHAHYDHPLLEECLSETFGVITYQEQVMKLCRVLCGFTPGEADGVRKAIGKKDAEKMAEYAVRFVAGAEASGMEKYKAETLWETILGFAGYAFNKSHSAEYSLISWVTMWLKVYYPAEFFAAAMTVIDKEEKLAGLVLDARSKGLQILPPDLNISSNRIEIEGDDKLYAPFQAIKGISGNVAASILKLREYEDTSLGVYAGGFSLNSDGGVMEFDPTIQKKVLGRTQVNSAHREKLSRVGALWNLDKQGHPASHPDRLKDRLELMPGFTVELVKADRTLNAEKLAKLQITRLIDEMRSSDAPSLKGKPIPVPRMGDAPRFMLVFDAPSWEEERAGKMLEGKTADIVKEALKDVQLRAADGYYTALCKVAKEKGAKAITNQQILDGGEFLRQEIEILKPPVIIAMGSNAVRWFSPGLKGSPADLAGKVVYDAKLDASIIFGLNPGMLYHDPSKITLVQSVFDQLYTLLS, encoded by the coding sequence ATGAATCCACTTGCCGTCGCGCTCTCGGTGCGCAGCGACTTCAGCCTGGGCGAAAGCTCGTTCCAGATCTCCAAGATCATTGAGCGGGCGAAAGAGTGCGGCTACAGCCACATCGCTTTGACCGACACCATGAGCGTGTCGTCCATGCCCACCTTCAGCGAGAAGGCGAAGAAGGCCGGCATCGAGGTCATCACGGGCTGCACGGTGATCGTGGTGGATGACCCCACCGCGAAGCTCAAGGACCGCCCGAACAACGCCTTCCGCCTGAAGGTCTACGTGAAGAGCGAGAAGGGCCTGAAGTCCCTCTTCGCCGCGCTCACGAAGTCGATGGACGCGGACCACTACTACTACCACGCGCGCCTGGGTTTTCAGGACGTGCTCGACCTGGAAGACGTGGTGGTCACCAGCGGCGACATCCAGTCGTTGTGGCACCACCCACGCGCGAGCGAGCTGCATGGCGAGCTGGCCCAGCGCTTCAAGGGCGACTACTACGTGGAGCACGTGGCCATCAACACGCCGCTTTTCGACCGCCTGAACAAGCAGGCAGAGCTGGCATCGTTGTTCACCGGCACGCAGTGGTTCGTCAGTCGGCCCGCCTTCTATGCGACGCCCGAAGACGCCAACGCGACCGACGTGCTGAAGTCCATCGCGACGAACACGCCGGTCTCCAGCCCATGGGTGCCCCGTCCGTACACGCGCAACCTGTGCATGCTGACGCCCGCGGAGTTCGCCGCCGAGCTCAAGGCGATGACCGACCGTGGCGCCGGCGCGAACGGGCGCAACTTGGCGACGACGGTCGAGATCGCCGGGAAGTGCACCTACCGCTTCGCCAAGATGGCCCCGTGCCTCCCGAAGATGGCCGACGACGAGTTCGTCGCGCTGGTCAACGGGTGCAAGGCGGGCTGGCGCGAGCGCTTCAAAGAAGAGGTCTGGGGCCACAAGCCCACCGACGAAGAGCTGGCGACGGTCTACAAGGAGCGCCTGGCGTTCGAGCTCGGCGTGCTCCGGAAGATGAACTTCAGCGGCTACTTCCTGTTGGTACAGGAGATCGTGAGCTGGGCCAAAGACAACGGGGTGCGCGTCGGGCCAGGACGGGGTTCGGTAGGTGGCTCGCTGGTCGCGTACCTCATGGGCATCACGGACGTCGACCCGATCCGCTTCGGTCTCCTGTTCGAGCGCTTCATCAACCCCGACCGTACCGACTTGCCTGACGCTGACTTGGACTTCGAGTCGGGCAAGCGCCACATGGTCGTGGACTACATCATCAACCGCTGGGGGCGCGAGAACGTCGCTGGCATCGTGAACTTCTCCACCCTCGGTCCGGCATCGGCGCTGCGTGACACAGCCCGCATGCACGAGCTGGACCCGTGGGAGTACGCCTGCTCGAAACAGATGGAGAAGGAGCACGGGGTCAGCCTGAGTCTGGCTGAATCGGCCGAGCGCGTGCCTGACATCGGCAAGTTCATGGTCGAGCGCCCGGTCGTCTGGGACCACGCGCTTCGCCTCGAAGGCGCCAACCGCACGCTGTCGCAGCACGCTGCAGGCGTGATCGTCGCGGGTGAACCCGTGACCAACCGCGCCGTCGTGCGCATGCACAAGGAAGAGGACTCGCTGCCCGTGGTGCAGTGGGACAAGACAAAGGTCGAAGACTTCGGCCTCATCAAGCTGGACATTCTGGGCTTGAACACCCTGGACCTGATCGGGACCGCGCTCGACTACATCCTCGAGCGGCATGGCAAGAAGATCAACCTGCTCAGCCTCCCGCTGGACGACAACCGCGTGCTCGAAGCCTTCGGGCGCGGGGAAACCAAGGGCGTGTTCCAGTTCGAGGGCGGGGGCATGACCAAGCTGCTCAAGGACATGGCCATGGGCGGCACGCTCACCTTCAACGACTTGTGCGCCGCGACCGCGCTGTTCCGGCCGGGCCCGCTCGACGCCGGCCTGTGTGACCGCTACGTGCAGGTGCGCCAGGGCGCGTCGCACGCCCACTACGACCACCCGCTGCTTGAGGAGTGCCTGAGCGAGACGTTCGGGGTCATCACCTACCAGGAGCAGGTGATGAAACTGTGCCGCGTGCTGTGTGGCTTCACCCCGGGCGAAGCAGACGGCGTGCGAAAAGCCATCGGCAAGAAGGACGCCGAGAAGATGGCCGAGTACGCGGTTCGCTTCGTCGCCGGCGCGGAAGCATCGGGCATGGAGAAGTACAAGGCCGAAACCCTGTGGGAAACCATTCTGGGCTTCGCGGGCTACGCCTTCAACAAGTCGCACTCAGCCGAGTACTCGCTGATCTCCTGGGTCACGATGTGGCTGAAGGTGTATTACCCTGCCGAGTTCTTCGCCGCCGCCATGACGGTGATCGACAAGGAAGAAAAGCTGGCGGGCCTGGTGCTGGACGCCCGCTCGAAGGGCCTGCAGATCCTGCCGCCTGACCTGAACATTAGCTCCAACCGCATCGAAATCGAGGGTGACGACAAGCTCTATGCGCCGTTCCAGGCGATCAAGGGCATCAGCGGCAACGTCGCTGCGTCGATCCTCAAGCTGCGTGAATACGAGGACACGTCGCTGGGCGTCTATGCCGGCGGCTTCTCGTTGAACTCCGATGGTGGTGTCATGGAGTTCGACCCGACCATCCAGAAGAAGGTGCTGGGCCGCACGCAGGTCAACTCGGCACACCGGGAGAAGCTCAGCCGCGTGGGCGCACTGTGGAACCTCGACAAGCAGGGCCACCCCGCATCCCATCCCGACCGCCTGAAGGACCGACTGGAGCTCATGCCAGGCTTCACCGTCGAACTGGTCAAAGCAGACCGCACCCTGAATGCCGAGAAGCTCGCCAAGCTGCAGATCACTCGGCTGATCGATGAAATGCGCAGCAGCGATGCCCCGAGCTTGAAGGGCAAGCCGATCCCTGTGCCCCGCATGGGCGACGCGCCGCGCTTCATGCTGGTGTTCGACGCCCCGTCGTGGGAGGAGGAGCGCGCGGGAAAGATGCTCGAAGGCAAGACCGCCGACATCGTCAAGGAGGCGCTCAAGGACGTGCAGCTCCGGGCCGCTGACGGCTACTACACCGCGCTGTGCAAGGTGGCGAAGGAGAAGGGCGCGAAGGCCATCACCAACCAGCAGATCCTGGACGGCGGCGAGTTCCTGCGCCAAGAGATCGAGATACTGAAGCCGCCCGTCATCATTGCCATGGGCTCCAACGCCGTGCGTTGGTTCTCGCCCGGGCTGAAGGGCTCGCCCGCGGACCTCGCGGGCAAGGTCGTCTACGACGCCAAGCTCGACGCATCGATCATCTTCGGGCTCAACCCCGGGATGCTCTATCACGACCCCAGTAAGATCACCCTCGTCCAAAGCGTGTTTGATCAGCTCTACACGCTCCTGTCATGA
- a CDS encoding NUMOD4 domain-containing protein, producing MSEEIWTAVIGYEGRYEISDLGRRPGTQVRGGAVQHSQCGHGRTWAHLPL from the coding sequence ATGAGCGAAGAAATCTGGACAGCCGTCATCGGCTACGAAGGCCGTTACGAGATCTCGGACCTCGGCCGCCGACCTGGCACGCAGGTACGGGGTGGGGCAGTACAGCATTCGCAATGCGGTCACGGCCGAACGTGGGCTCACCTGCCACTCTGA
- a CDS encoding 5'-3' exonuclease H3TH domain-containing protein: MAKHIQLIDGNSIAHANHNGSVLTMGGPSGMQVQAIFGFLRSLKAMLEKDPGEPVVLWDGKAQWRLDIFPEYKGNRTQRDPKQEAHHKAFKKQTPIIEKAVALLGVKQMRSPLLEADDLARHLVTAIVAANKLKAPADRTRITLVSGDKDWLQLVQEDVEWFDPIRDRRVTSANFFEFTGYMTPAEFVEGKCLQGDSSDNIPGIYKLGETTAQQLLARWKSIERFFAEVDAGTYTPATRKSKTATSKHPEELLASPEGRVLFRRNVQLMDMKHCRKPEQGEMIIQAAPGSREGFLELCGRLSFASMLREQGMFLRHFPNCK, translated from the coding sequence ATGGCAAAACACATTCAACTGATCGACGGAAACTCCATCGCGCACGCCAACCACAACGGCAGCGTGCTCACGATGGGCGGCCCTTCCGGCATGCAGGTGCAGGCGATCTTCGGGTTCCTGCGCTCGCTCAAGGCAATGCTCGAGAAGGACCCGGGCGAGCCCGTGGTGCTCTGGGACGGCAAAGCCCAGTGGCGCCTGGATATCTTCCCCGAGTACAAGGGGAACCGAACCCAGCGCGACCCCAAGCAGGAGGCGCACCACAAGGCGTTCAAGAAGCAGACGCCGATCATCGAGAAGGCGGTGGCGCTGCTCGGTGTGAAGCAGATGCGCAGCCCGCTGCTGGAGGCTGATGACCTGGCCAGGCACCTCGTGACCGCCATCGTTGCCGCAAACAAGCTGAAGGCCCCGGCCGACCGCACGCGCATCACGCTCGTGTCCGGCGACAAGGACTGGCTCCAACTGGTGCAGGAAGACGTCGAGTGGTTCGACCCGATCCGCGACCGTCGTGTCACGAGCGCCAACTTCTTCGAGTTCACGGGCTACATGACGCCCGCCGAGTTCGTCGAAGGCAAGTGCCTGCAGGGCGACTCGTCCGACAACATCCCCGGCATCTACAAGCTCGGCGAAACCACTGCGCAGCAACTGCTTGCGCGCTGGAAGTCGATCGAACGCTTCTTCGCCGAGGTCGACGCGGGCACGTACACGCCCGCCACTCGAAAGAGCAAGACCGCGACCAGCAAGCACCCCGAGGAGCTTCTGGCCAGTCCTGAGGGCAGGGTGCTTTTCAGGCGCAACGTCCAGCTCATGGACATGAAGCACTGTCGAAAGCCCGAGCAAGGCGAAATGATCATCCAGGCCGCACCGGGCAGCCGCGAAGGCTTTCTCGAACTGTGCGGGCGCCTGAGCTTCGCTTCGATGCTGCGCGAACAGGGCATGTTCCTGCGGCACTTCCCCAACTGCAAGTAA
- a CDS encoding ATPase domain-containing protein, whose amino-acid sequence MTSKLDSMAAEMAKLFAEDKEPTPDRFLSTGYPPLDLILSGSYVGGFPEGRIAEVYGPPASGKTLLATLMMIQAQRAGGMAIFVDHEHAFNQTFAASFGLDLTFPRFMYIDPDTWEQGQQKAFTVAEYVRVNKAIDATAPIVIVTDCIAAATPKSVKYDSKTGKLKSMEDRNMNDTTALARATAAVLPQIADVARQHNVVAIYLNQLRTKPGVTHGDPSYTPGGGSPEYYSVTRLAVSTAKIMKEVNGKKEFAGREITLKCTKSKTTRPFQETKLRLTYDADGKAHLDFTSGLVDTLVEMGKIEKDGKMVVWEGKKYWASVLSKKIDDEGRQAELTAMLHA is encoded by the coding sequence ATGACCAGCAAACTCGATTCGATGGCCGCAGAGATGGCGAAGCTCTTCGCGGAAGACAAGGAGCCCACGCCCGATCGCTTCCTGAGCACGGGCTATCCGCCCCTGGACTTGATCCTGAGCGGCAGCTACGTCGGTGGCTTCCCCGAAGGGCGCATCGCCGAGGTCTACGGGCCGCCCGCGTCGGGCAAGACGCTGCTCGCCACGCTCATGATGATCCAGGCGCAGCGCGCCGGCGGCATGGCGATCTTTGTCGACCACGAACACGCCTTCAATCAGACGTTCGCCGCCTCGTTCGGCCTGGACCTGACGTTCCCCCGCTTCATGTACATCGACCCGGACACGTGGGAGCAGGGCCAGCAGAAGGCGTTCACGGTGGCCGAGTACGTGCGCGTCAACAAGGCCATCGACGCCACCGCGCCGATCGTGATCGTGACCGACTGCATCGCCGCGGCCACACCGAAGTCGGTCAAGTACGACTCGAAGACCGGCAAGCTCAAGTCGATGGAAGACCGCAACATGAACGACACCACCGCGCTGGCTCGCGCGACGGCCGCCGTGCTGCCCCAGATTGCCGACGTGGCGCGCCAGCACAACGTGGTGGCCATCTACCTGAACCAGCTTCGCACGAAGCCTGGCGTGACGCATGGTGATCCGAGCTACACCCCGGGCGGTGGCTCGCCGGAGTATTACTCGGTCACCCGTCTGGCCGTCTCGACGGCCAAGATCATGAAGGAGGTCAACGGCAAGAAGGAGTTCGCGGGCCGCGAGATCACGCTCAAGTGCACGAAGAGCAAGACCACCCGGCCGTTCCAGGAAACCAAGCTGCGCCTGACCTACGACGCCGACGGCAAGGCGCATCTGGACTTCACCAGCGGCCTGGTCGACACGCTCGTCGAGATGGGCAAGATTGAGAAGGACGGCAAGATGGTCGTGTGGGAAGGCAAGAAGTACTGGGCCAGCGTGCTGTCGAAGAAGATCGACGATGAAGGCCGCCAGGCTGAACTCACCGCCATGCTGCACGCCTGA
- a CDS encoding cell wall hydrolase — MLISTAALCLALNVFHEARGEFIPGQYAVAMVTLNRAEQDPAKVCDVVFKRHQFSWTKDVKLTKKGWAIPAHLINATNKEPEAWALAWRIAQWSLAGNMPDLTKGAKFYHAKRVAPSWRLAMTRVKTLGAHVFYRA; from the coding sequence ATGCTCATCTCCACCGCCGCCCTGTGCCTCGCCCTGAACGTCTTTCACGAGGCCCGTGGCGAGTTCATCCCGGGCCAGTACGCCGTCGCAATGGTCACGCTCAACCGTGCCGAGCAGGACCCGGCCAAGGTCTGCGACGTGGTGTTCAAGCGTCATCAGTTCAGCTGGACCAAGGACGTGAAGCTCACGAAGAAGGGCTGGGCCATCCCGGCACACCTCATCAATGCCACGAACAAGGAGCCCGAAGCCTGGGCGCTGGCATGGCGCATCGCACAGTGGTCGCTGGCCGGCAACATGCCCGACCTCACCAAGGGCGCCAAGTTCTATCACGCGAAGCGCGTCGCCCCGAGCTGGCGCCTCGCGATGACGCGGGTGAAGACCCTCGGCGCGCACGTCTTCTATCGCGCCTGA
- a CDS encoding metallophosphoesterase: MYALMADLHMHQWSAFASMNPDGVNNRLRGLLDEIERACKELSQANDTDTNPTVIMAGDVFHVRGSVNPVVLNSLIDCLAACHKQYGTRFVIIPGNHDLAGRDSERLGSAVTALECDYVTVTADTLTLSEHKVAMIPWHESTESLKAEILRVRDELVGSTTEGSVVDWDLVLHAPIDGVIDGLPSHGLDPAWLSETGFRRVYSGHYHNHKVFPAGLAVTEVVSIGALAHHTWSDVGTKAGFLLVDEDTMTWRKSHLPQFVDLSQLVAFDPNDVPLLVDGNYVRVRVEADKSKEVETARKELMDMGAMAVLVQAMPKAAAVRAGATVATVNAGASLEASVSEFIKGMTGLADSTRVATAAMDVLASVETSGD, from the coding sequence ATGTACGCCTTGATGGCCGACCTGCACATGCACCAGTGGTCTGCATTTGCATCCATGAACCCCGACGGGGTAAACAACCGACTGCGCGGCCTGCTGGACGAGATCGAGCGCGCTTGCAAGGAGCTCTCGCAAGCCAACGACACGGACACCAACCCGACGGTCATCATGGCCGGGGACGTCTTCCATGTGCGCGGCTCAGTGAACCCGGTGGTGCTCAACAGCCTGATCGACTGCCTGGCCGCGTGCCACAAGCAGTACGGGACGCGGTTCGTCATCATCCCGGGCAATCACGACCTGGCCGGGCGCGACAGTGAGCGGTTGGGCAGTGCCGTCACGGCGCTTGAATGTGACTATGTGACCGTCACTGCGGACACGCTGACGCTGTCCGAGCACAAGGTCGCCATGATCCCCTGGCACGAGAGCACCGAAAGCCTCAAGGCCGAGATCCTCCGCGTGCGTGACGAGCTGGTCGGATCGACCACCGAAGGCAGCGTCGTGGACTGGGACCTGGTCCTGCATGCGCCCATCGACGGCGTGATCGATGGCCTGCCGTCGCACGGGCTCGACCCGGCCTGGCTGAGCGAGACGGGTTTCCGCCGCGTTTACTCGGGGCACTATCACAACCACAAGGTGTTCCCCGCAGGCCTTGCCGTGACCGAGGTGGTCAGCATCGGCGCACTGGCGCACCACACCTGGTCCGACGTGGGCACGAAGGCCGGCTTCCTGCTGGTCGACGAGGACACGATGACCTGGCGCAAGAGCCACCTTCCGCAGTTCGTCGACCTGTCGCAGCTGGTGGCCTTCGATCCCAACGACGTGCCGCTGCTGGTCGATGGCAACTATGTCCGAGTGCGCGTCGAGGCCGACAAGAGCAAGGAGGTCGAGACCGCCCGCAAGGAACTCATGGACATGGGCGCGATGGCCGTGCTCGTGCAGGCAATGCCCAAGGCCGCCGCGGTGCGCGCAGGGGCCACCGTAGCCACCGTCAACGCAGGCGCGTCGCTCGAAGCGTCGGTGTCTGAATTCATCAAGGGCATGACCGGGCTGGCGGACAGCACCCGAGTCGCGACCGCCGCTATGGACGTGCTTGCGTCCGTCGAAACCTCGGGGGACTGA
- a CDS encoding AAA family ATPase: MKFLSAHIENFLTVAAGTVKLADRGLNLIQGVNADDDSASSNGAGKSSIVDAICWCLYGVTARGVKGDSVVNLKAKKNTAVIVMLENGATTYKVERYRKHATGKNSLRLYAITDPTAPGVDMTRGTDAETQKEVEKILGCSLEVFIAAVYSGQEAMPDLPKMGDRDLKRLIEEGAGMQRIERAYALSRTRLTSAKYVLDGYVARLETAKTGLLRTESALEIRREKAKQWNDGRAGVIAGLEARVNAAKADATTKALHAQSLKPKADAATTRLAEIGVSLAAHATAQRAAADAQKALSRAELAVEKHQLQQATEAVVQAQADVDNAEQDLSKPCRSCGQPGSLHKLDDYRDHKRALLVAAKGTLEDLKVRVRSQVLAVQAAKTTHEEALAAVPDVTALNAERAGLEADKTALQNAIRVAQTAKQTYDQEKLSLDNAKAAVNPEQSVVEELEERLTYDNTQISGWTAEIAKATAEVAVAEGVVKVFGPAGVRAQILDTVTPFLNARTADYLSVLSDGAMQAIWTTLTKSATGDLKEKFSIEVTHSKGADSFAGLSGGEKRKVRLATALALQDLVASRATQPIDIWFGDEVDDALDPSGLERLMTILERKARERGTVIVISHNSLGDWIDNVTTVTKADGVSTVEGALCD, from the coding sequence ATGAAATTTCTCAGCGCACACATCGAAAACTTCCTGACGGTCGCCGCCGGCACCGTCAAGCTGGCCGACCGCGGGCTCAACCTGATCCAGGGCGTCAACGCAGACGACGATTCGGCCTCGAGCAACGGGGCAGGGAAGTCCTCCATCGTCGACGCGATCTGCTGGTGCCTGTACGGCGTCACCGCGCGCGGCGTGAAGGGGGACTCTGTCGTCAACCTCAAGGCAAAGAAGAACACCGCCGTCATCGTGATGCTGGAGAACGGTGCGACCACCTACAAGGTCGAGCGCTATCGCAAGCACGCCACGGGCAAGAACAGCTTGCGCCTGTACGCCATCACCGACCCTACCGCCCCGGGCGTGGACATGACGCGCGGGACCGACGCCGAAACCCAGAAGGAGGTCGAGAAGATCCTGGGTTGCAGCCTCGAGGTGTTCATCGCCGCGGTCTACAGCGGCCAGGAAGCCATGCCCGACCTGCCCAAGATGGGCGACCGTGACCTGAAGCGGCTGATCGAGGAGGGCGCAGGCATGCAGCGCATCGAGCGCGCTTACGCCCTCTCGCGCACCCGACTGACCAGCGCGAAGTACGTGCTGGACGGGTATGTCGCGCGGCTCGAGACCGCCAAGACCGGCCTGCTGCGCACCGAGAGCGCGCTGGAGATCCGCCGCGAGAAGGCGAAGCAGTGGAACGACGGCCGCGCCGGTGTGATCGCCGGCCTGGAAGCCCGCGTGAATGCCGCGAAGGCAGATGCCACCACAAAGGCGCTGCACGCTCAGTCCCTGAAGCCAAAGGCGGATGCCGCGACCACCCGGCTGGCCGAGATCGGCGTTTCGCTGGCCGCCCACGCAACAGCGCAGCGCGCCGCCGCCGATGCGCAGAAGGCCCTGAGCCGCGCCGAGCTGGCCGTCGAGAAGCACCAGCTGCAGCAGGCGACCGAAGCGGTCGTGCAGGCCCAGGCAGACGTGGACAACGCCGAGCAGGACCTGAGCAAACCATGCCGCTCGTGCGGGCAGCCCGGGTCGCTGCACAAGCTGGACGATTACCGTGACCACAAGCGGGCGCTCCTGGTGGCGGCGAAGGGCACACTCGAAGACCTGAAGGTCCGGGTGCGCAGCCAAGTGCTCGCCGTGCAGGCCGCAAAGACCACCCATGAAGAAGCGCTCGCCGCGGTGCCGGACGTCACCGCTCTGAACGCCGAGCGCGCTGGGTTGGAAGCCGACAAGACCGCTCTGCAGAACGCCATCCGCGTCGCCCAGACTGCCAAGCAGACCTACGACCAGGAGAAGCTGTCGCTCGACAACGCAAAGGCGGCCGTCAACCCCGAGCAGTCGGTGGTGGAGGAGCTTGAAGAGCGGCTGACCTACGACAACACGCAGATCTCCGGCTGGACGGCCGAGATTGCGAAGGCCACAGCCGAGGTGGCGGTAGCCGAGGGCGTGGTCAAGGTGTTCGGCCCCGCGGGCGTCCGGGCGCAGATCTTGGACACCGTCACGCCGTTCCTGAACGCGCGCACCGCCGACTACCTTTCGGTGCTCAGCGACGGCGCCATGCAGGCCATTTGGACCACCCTGACCAAGTCGGCCACCGGTGACCTGAAGGAGAAGTTCAGCATCGAGGTCACGCACAGCAAGGGCGCCGATTCGTTCGCGGGCCTGTCGGGCGGGGAGAAGCGCAAGGTTCGTCTGGCAACCGCGCTAGCGCTGCAGGACCTGGTGGCCAGCCGCGCGACCCAGCCGATCGATATCTGGTTCGGGGACGAGGTGGACGATGCACTCGACCCTTCGGGCCTCGAGCGGCTCATGACCATCCTGGAGCGCAAGGCGCGCGAGCGGGGAACCGTGATCGTCATCAGCCACAACTCGCTGGGTGACTGGATCGACAACGTCACTACGGTCACCAAAGCCGACGGCGTGTCGACGGTGGAGGGCGCGCTGTGCGACTGA